The Pseudomonas azotoformans genome has a segment encoding these proteins:
- a CDS encoding bestrophin family protein: protein MIVRPKPNLLGILFSLKGSIAKRIALRSLLVTLLASVIVLVETLHPAYFSKVNATPFTLLGLSLSIFMSFRNNACYDRWWEGRKQLGQMIIDVRSLIRETQVLRDPAERAGLLRSLCGFAHGLVARLRHEDEALAIKPWSQVQASHPNLPDNVLQQVGARFSVLAEQGVISEWRYTQLETRLVSLSQVQASCERIKSTPLPFPYTLLLHRTIYLFCILLPFAMAEPLGWLTPVFTAIVSYTFFGLDEIGDDLEDPFGFDENDLPCNALLRTLEREVLAALDETDLPPPLEPVEYVLT, encoded by the coding sequence ATGATAGTCCGACCCAAACCCAACCTCCTGGGCATCCTGTTTTCCCTCAAGGGCTCGATTGCCAAGCGCATCGCCCTGCGCAGTTTGCTGGTCACCCTCTTGGCCTCGGTGATCGTGCTGGTGGAAACCCTGCACCCGGCGTACTTTTCCAAGGTCAATGCCACGCCGTTCACCTTGCTCGGCCTGTCGTTGTCGATCTTCATGAGTTTTCGCAACAACGCCTGCTATGACCGCTGGTGGGAGGGCCGCAAGCAACTGGGGCAGATGATCATCGACGTGCGCTCGTTGATTCGAGAAACCCAGGTGCTGCGCGATCCGGCCGAGCGTGCGGGTTTGCTGCGCAGCCTGTGTGGGTTTGCCCATGGTCTGGTCGCCCGGCTGCGTCATGAAGATGAAGCCCTGGCCATCAAGCCGTGGAGTCAGGTCCAGGCCAGCCACCCCAACTTGCCCGATAACGTGCTGCAACAGGTCGGCGCGCGGTTTTCCGTATTAGCCGAACAAGGCGTGATCAGCGAATGGCGCTACACCCAACTGGAGACGCGCCTGGTCAGCCTCAGCCAGGTGCAGGCGTCCTGCGAGCGGATCAAGAGCACGCCGCTGCCCTTCCCCTATACCTTGTTGCTGCATCGCACCATTTACCTGTTCTGTATCCTGCTGCCGTTTGCCATGGCCGAGCCGCTGGGCTGGCTGACGCCGGTGTTTACCGCCATTGTCAGCTACACGTTTTTCGGCCTCGATGAAATCGGTGATGACCTGGAAGACCCGTTCGGCTTTGACGAAAACGACCTGCCCTGCAATGCCCTCCTGCGAACCTTGGAGCGCGAAGTGTTGGCAGCCCTCGACGAAACCGACCTGCCGCCGCCCCTGGAGCCGGTGGAATACGTGCTGACCTGA
- a CDS encoding tetratricopeptide repeat protein, producing MSKSRRYSIVGLCALLLIVLITWYFSRSTPVAVAPAIAHGYSKALKQARNGEPGAARVLYQQLGRPDLSPGRRAALHAELPNYPSPQALKLADKDLASESSLVREAAIHSIVGLVPTGQRTLLLGPVLDDPEQDVRFAAANALLGLSPDTLGLYFGPLQQVLDEFVKKLKAQPESAEGWIQLARLYIHSALLPEAQNALEQAMRLQPDNLQAVVAQIELLDKQGKTEESRQLLARQLAAHPESAYLQHALGMWLLHHGERPYALLGLSKAVELEPDNQDYRYDLATTLHAQQELEAAQRQLEEIIQRHPANRKARVLLINYWKESGQLQNVQVLLAQLEQQNPDDPALQQGL from the coding sequence ATGTCAAAGTCACGCCGTTACTCCATCGTCGGCCTGTGCGCCCTGCTGTTGATTGTGCTGATCACTTGGTATTTCTCTCGCTCCACCCCGGTGGCTGTAGCGCCCGCCATCGCCCATGGTTACTCCAAGGCCCTGAAACAGGCGCGTAACGGCGAACCGGGTGCCGCGCGTGTGCTGTACCAGCAACTGGGCCGGCCGGACCTGTCGCCCGGACGTCGCGCTGCGTTGCATGCTGAATTACCCAACTACCCCAGCCCCCAAGCGCTGAAGCTGGCAGACAAAGACCTGGCCAGCGAGTCGTCCCTGGTGCGCGAAGCCGCCATCCACAGCATTGTCGGCCTGGTGCCCACCGGTCAACGCACGCTGTTGCTCGGGCCGGTACTGGACGACCCCGAGCAGGACGTGCGGTTTGCCGCCGCCAATGCCCTGCTTGGCCTGTCGCCCGATACGTTGGGCTTGTACTTCGGGCCCTTGCAGCAGGTCCTCGATGAGTTCGTGAAGAAACTCAAGGCCCAGCCCGAATCGGCCGAAGGCTGGATTCAACTGGCGCGCCTGTACATCCACAGCGCCCTGTTGCCGGAGGCGCAAAATGCCCTGGAACAAGCCATGCGCCTGCAACCGGACAATCTGCAAGCGGTGGTGGCGCAGATTGAATTGCTGGATAAACAGGGCAAGACGGAAGAGTCCCGCCAGCTGCTGGCGCGCCAATTGGCCGCGCACCCTGAGTCAGCCTATCTGCAGCATGCCTTGGGCATGTGGCTGTTGCATCACGGCGAGCGGCCGTACGCGCTGCTCGGCCTGTCCAAGGCGGTGGAGCTGGAACCGGACAATCAGGATTACCGCTACGACCTCGCCACCACGCTGCATGCCCAGCAAGAGCTGGAAGCCGCCCAGCGCCAACTGGAGGAAATCATTCAGCGTCACCCCGCCAATCGCAAGGCCCGCGTGCTGCTGATCAATTACTGGAAGGAAAGCGGTCAGTTGCAGAACGTCCAGGTTCTGCTCGCGCAGCTTGAGCAACAGAATCCGGATGATCCGGCGTTGCAACAAGGTCTGTAG
- a CDS encoding ATPase domain-containing protein: MSTSNELFSEKAATGIEGLDDILSGGLSRSHLFLLEGEPGTGKTTVALHFLQAGAKNGETSLYITLSETERELRQGAKSHGWDLDENIHIFELTPPESLLNAEHQQSLLYSSDLELGEATRQIFEVVERVKPTRVVVDSLSEIRLLAQSSLRYRRQILAIKHYFVRYDATVLLLDDLTTESLDKTVHSVAHGVIRLEELTPNYGAERRRVRVVKYRGQKYRGGFHDFTIMQGGVHVFPRLVAAEHRGGYNRETLTSGIRELDSLLGGGIETGSSSLILGPAGTGKSLISMIFAAAAVARGEKAALFIFDEELGLLFERMKNMGIDLAALQATGNLLIEQVDAAELSPGEFSHRVRRCVDDGGIKTVVIDSINGYQAAMPEENALILHMHELLLYLNRRGAATFMTVAQHGLVGDMQAPVDITYLADTVILLRYFEAIGEVRRAISIIKKRTGSHESTIREYRIGSRGMTVGEPLNNFQGVLRGIPTYMGAGSPLLKDMG, from the coding sequence TTGTCTACATCCAATGAGCTGTTCAGTGAAAAGGCCGCCACCGGCATCGAAGGTCTGGATGACATTCTTTCCGGGGGGCTATCGCGCAGCCACCTGTTCCTGCTGGAAGGTGAACCAGGCACCGGTAAAACCACCGTCGCCCTGCATTTTCTGCAGGCGGGTGCGAAAAACGGTGAGACTTCGTTGTACATCACCTTGTCCGAGACCGAACGTGAACTGCGTCAAGGTGCCAAGTCCCACGGCTGGGACCTGGACGAGAATATCCATATCTTCGAACTGACCCCTCCGGAAAGCCTGCTCAACGCGGAACATCAGCAAAGCCTGCTGTATTCCTCTGACCTGGAATTGGGCGAAGCCACGCGGCAGATCTTCGAGGTGGTTGAGCGGGTCAAGCCGACCCGTGTGGTCGTCGACAGCCTCTCCGAAATCCGCCTGCTGGCGCAGAGCTCTTTGCGTTATCGGCGGCAGATCCTGGCGATCAAACATTACTTTGTGCGTTATGACGCCACCGTACTGCTGCTGGATGACCTGACCACCGAGTCCCTCGACAAGACCGTGCACAGCGTCGCCCACGGCGTGATTCGCCTGGAGGAGCTGACCCCCAACTACGGCGCCGAACGTCGCCGGGTACGGGTGGTGAAGTACCGCGGCCAAAAATACCGTGGCGGCTTCCATGACTTCACCATCATGCAAGGCGGCGTGCATGTGTTCCCGCGCCTGGTCGCGGCCGAGCATCGTGGTGGCTACAACCGCGAGACCCTCACCAGTGGCATCCGCGAGCTGGATTCGTTGTTGGGCGGTGGCATCGAGACCGGCTCTAGCAGCCTGATCCTGGGACCTGCCGGTACGGGCAAATCGCTGATCTCGATGATTTTCGCCGCCGCCGCCGTGGCCCGTGGCGAAAAGGCCGCGCTGTTTATTTTCGATGAAGAGCTGGGCCTGTTGTTCGAACGCATGAAGAACATGGGCATCGACCTGGCGGCCTTGCAAGCCACCGGCAACCTGCTGATCGAGCAAGTGGACGCCGCTGAACTGTCGCCCGGCGAGTTCTCCCACCGCGTCCGGCGTTGCGTCGATGATGGGGGCATCAAGACCGTGGTCATCGACAGTATCAACGGCTATCAGGCTGCAATGCCGGAAGAGAATGCGCTGATCCTGCACATGCACGAACTGCTGCTGTACCTCAACCGCCGTGGTGCCGCCACCTTCATGACCGTCGCCCAGCATGGCTTGGTGGGCGATATGCAGGCGCCGGTAGACATCACCTACCTGGCCGATACCGTGATCCTGCTGCGTTACTTTGAAGCGATCGGTGAAGTGCGCCGCGCCATCTCGATAATCAAAAAGCGTACTGGCTCCCATGAGTCGACAATCCGTGAATACCGCATCGGCAGCCGGGGCATGACCGTCGGCGAGCCTTTGAACAACTTCCAGGGGGTCCTGCGCGGCATTCCCACCTACATGGGCGCGGGCTCGCCCCTGCTTAAGGACATGGGCTAG
- a CDS encoding ATP-binding protein: MAAVTPVSERAIILAPLGRDSSLALMMLNEAGYSGIIASDLGMLCEALEHGSGLLIIAAEALRGADLDPLLEHLHQQPAWSDLPIVLMTHHGGSEQNGSSQFSGLLGNVTFLERPFHPVTLISLVSTALRGRRRQYEARDRLIDLSESELRLQRTLETLEQQVEERTAQLRHNEDALRQSQKMEAVGQLTGGIAHDFNNMLTGIIGSLELLRRRVSRGKLDDLDSLIDLGVTSANRAAGLTHRLLAFSRRQSLDSKPVEINQLVTSMGELLQRSINESIALDMRLTGQLWTAEADPNQLESALLNLVINARDAMPSGGSLTVETTNRHLDSVFTAAYGTLKPGDYVELSVSDTGCGIPESVMGRVFDPFFTTKPIGQGTGLGLSMIYGFARQSHGHVTIHSEVGKGTTVSLFLPRFIGEVVADVAADAALLPFANAGETVLIVEDDPAVRVLVGSVLKELGYGFIEAGDADTAVPIIESDHRIDLMISDVGLPGMNGRQLAEIGRQIRPELKVLFITGYAEHAAVRGGFLDPGMQLITKPFTFDLLTAKVREMIQQ; this comes from the coding sequence GTGGCGGCCGTTACGCCTGTCTCCGAGCGCGCGATCATCCTCGCGCCGTTGGGACGTGACAGCTCGCTTGCACTGATGATGCTCAATGAGGCCGGCTACAGCGGCATCATTGCCAGTGACCTGGGCATGCTGTGTGAGGCGTTGGAACACGGCAGCGGCTTGCTGATCATCGCCGCCGAAGCGCTGCGCGGCGCTGACCTGGACCCGTTGCTGGAGCATTTGCACCAACAACCCGCCTGGTCAGACTTGCCTATCGTTCTGATGACCCACCACGGCGGCAGCGAACAGAACGGTTCATCCCAGTTCAGCGGCTTGCTGGGCAACGTGACGTTCCTGGAGCGTCCGTTCCACCCTGTGACGCTGATCAGCCTGGTCAGCACCGCCCTGCGCGGGCGTCGTCGGCAATACGAAGCCCGCGACCGCCTGATCGACCTGAGTGAAAGCGAACTGCGCCTGCAGCGCACGCTGGAGACTCTGGAGCAACAGGTCGAGGAACGCACTGCCCAACTGCGCCACAACGAAGACGCCTTACGCCAGTCCCAGAAGATGGAAGCGGTCGGCCAGTTGACCGGCGGTATCGCCCATGACTTCAACAACATGCTCACCGGCATCATCGGCAGCCTGGAGCTGCTGCGCAGGCGCGTGTCCCGAGGCAAACTGGACGACCTCGACAGCCTGATCGACCTGGGCGTGACCTCGGCCAACCGTGCTGCGGGCCTGACTCACCGTTTGCTGGCGTTTTCCCGTCGCCAGTCCCTTGATTCCAAACCCGTGGAGATCAACCAACTGGTGACCTCGATGGGCGAATTGCTGCAACGCAGCATCAACGAGAGCATCGCCCTGGATATGCGTCTCACCGGCCAACTCTGGACCGCCGAGGCCGACCCCAATCAACTGGAAAGCGCCCTGCTCAACCTGGTGATCAATGCCCGTGACGCCATGCCCAGCGGCGGCAGCCTCACCGTGGAAACCACCAACCGCCACCTCGACAGCGTCTTCACGGCCGCCTATGGCACCTTGAAACCCGGTGACTACGTTGAACTGAGCGTCAGCGACACCGGCTGCGGCATTCCGGAAAGTGTGATGGGGCGCGTGTTCGATCCGTTCTTCACCACCAAGCCGATCGGCCAGGGCACGGGCCTGGGGTTGTCGATGATCTACGGGTTCGCCCGCCAGTCACATGGTCATGTCACCATTCACAGTGAAGTCGGCAAAGGCACGACAGTCAGCCTGTTTCTGCCTCGATTCATTGGGGAAGTCGTGGCCGATGTGGCGGCCGATGCAGCGCTGCTGCCCTTCGCCAATGCCGGAGAAACGGTACTGATCGTCGAGGACGACCCTGCGGTGCGTGTATTGGTCGGCTCAGTGCTTAAGGAGTTGGGCTATGGGTTTATCGAAGCGGGTGATGCTGATACAGCCGTGCCGATCATCGAGTCGGACCATCGCATCGACCTGATGATCAGCGATGTTGGCCTGCCGGGCATGAATGGCCGCCAACTGGCGGAAATCGGCCGGCAGATCCGGCCAGAGCTCAAGGTATTGTTCATCACCGGTTATGCCGAACATGCGGCGGTGCGGGGTGGGTTTCTGGATCCCGGCATGCAACTGATCACCAAGCCGTTCACGTTCGATTTGTTGACCGCGAAAGTTCGGGAAATGATCCAGCAATAA
- a CDS encoding response regulator — MSEDAQDVVLIVEDDESIMFVLGEYLAGLGYRVLKAIDGEQAFEILATKPHLDLMVTDYRLPGGISGVQIAEPAIKLRPELKVIFISGYPQEILDCNSPITRNAPILAKPFDLDTLQEHIQRLLA, encoded by the coding sequence ATGAGTGAAGATGCACAAGATGTCGTTCTGATCGTCGAGGACGACGAATCCATTATGTTTGTGCTGGGTGAATACCTGGCCGGCCTGGGCTATCGGGTGTTGAAGGCGATTGATGGGGAGCAGGCCTTCGAAATCCTCGCGACCAAGCCGCACCTGGACCTGATGGTCACCGATTACCGCCTGCCCGGCGGGATTTCCGGGGTGCAGATCGCCGAGCCGGCGATCAAATTGCGCCCTGAGCTGAAAGTGATCTTCATCAGCGGTTACCCCCAGGAAATCCTCGACTGCAACAGCCCGATCACGCGCAATGCACCGATCCTGGCCAAGCCGTTTGACCTGGATACGCTGCAAGAGCATATCCAGCGGTTGTTGGCTTGA
- a CDS encoding hybrid sensor histidine kinase/response regulator, which produces MLSTVQAKLLIVDDLPENLLALEALIKREDRQVFKALSADEALSLLLEHEFAMAILDVQMPGMNGFELAELMRGTEKTKNIPIVFVSAAGRELNYAFKGYESGAVDFLHKPLDIHAVKSKVNVFVDLFRQSKAMKQQVEALERSRREQELLLTRLQATQAELEQAVRMRDDFMSIVAHEVRTPLNGLILETQLRKMHLARDNAAAFTLDKMHAMVDRDERQIQSLIRLIEDMLDVSRIRTGKLSIRPARFDLTQLVSNLVENFAPQVAAADSSMTLAADGPVEGNWDEFRIEQVVTNLLTNALRYGAKSPVKVRVYSEHGEARVEVRDHGIGISEENQKRIFQQFERVSASQVAAGLGLGLFISEQIVAAHGGTIEVESQIGEGALFRVCLPLQASA; this is translated from the coding sequence ATGTTAAGTACTGTCCAGGCCAAACTGCTGATCGTCGACGATCTGCCGGAAAACCTGCTGGCCCTTGAAGCGCTGATCAAGCGCGAGGACCGCCAGGTGTTCAAGGCATTGAGCGCCGACGAAGCCTTGTCCCTGTTGCTGGAGCATGAGTTCGCCATGGCGATTCTCGATGTACAGATGCCCGGTATGAATGGTTTCGAGCTGGCCGAATTGATGCGCGGTACCGAAAAGACCAAGAACATCCCGATTGTGTTCGTCAGCGCCGCCGGCCGCGAGCTCAATTACGCCTTCAAGGGCTATGAAAGCGGCGCGGTAGACTTTTTGCACAAGCCGTTGGATATCCATGCGGTGAAAAGCAAGGTCAACGTGTTTGTCGACCTGTTCCGCCAAAGCAAAGCCATGAAGCAACAGGTCGAAGCCCTTGAGCGCAGCCGCCGCGAGCAGGAACTGCTGCTCACGCGCCTGCAGGCCACTCAGGCTGAGTTGGAGCAGGCCGTGCGCATGCGGGATGACTTCATGTCGATCGTCGCCCACGAAGTGCGTACGCCCCTCAACGGCCTCATTCTCGAAACCCAGCTGCGCAAGATGCACTTGGCCCGTGACAACGCCGCCGCATTCACCCTGGACAAGATGCACGCCATGGTCGACCGCGATGAGCGCCAGATCCAGAGCCTGATCCGCCTGATCGAAGACATGCTCGATGTCTCGCGTATCCGCACCGGCAAACTGTCGATACGTCCGGCGCGCTTCGACCTGACGCAGTTGGTGAGCAACCTGGTGGAAAACTTTGCGCCTCAAGTAGCTGCGGCGGATTCGTCCATGACACTGGCCGCCGACGGCCCGGTCGAAGGCAACTGGGACGAGTTCCGTATCGAGCAAGTGGTGACCAACCTGCTGACCAATGCACTGCGTTACGGGGCCAAAAGTCCGGTAAAAGTGCGTGTGTACAGCGAGCATGGCGAGGCACGGGTGGAAGTGCGCGACCATGGGATCGGCATCAGCGAAGAGAACCAGAAGCGCATTTTTCAACAGTTTGAGCGCGTGTCCGCCAGCCAAGTGGCTGCAGGCCTGGGTCTCGGGCTGTTCATTTCCGAGCAGATCGTTGCGGCCCATGGTGGCACTATCGAAGTAGAGAGCCAGATAGGTGAGGGCGCCTTGTTTCGGGTATGCCTGCCGTTGCAGGCCTCGGCATGA
- a CDS encoding chemotaxis protein CheB, with product MNQAAASPASVRGIEAIVIGASAGGVEALLTIFAELPADFGLPIITVLHLPDERRSQLAEVFDRRVAMPVVEARDKEVIKPGTLYFAGPGYHLSVEHDRSLSLSQEDRVHHSRPAIDFLFESAADAYGTGLLAILLTGANHDGARGLAHVKQHGGTTVVQEPTEARVAVMPRAALALHTPDHILTLSHIGSLLASLEYSPC from the coding sequence ATGAATCAAGCGGCTGCCAGCCCGGCATCGGTCCGGGGCATAGAAGCGATCGTCATCGGCGCCTCCGCCGGTGGCGTGGAGGCGTTGCTGACGATATTCGCCGAGCTGCCCGCCGATTTTGGCTTGCCGATCATTACCGTCCTGCACCTGCCGGACGAGCGTCGCAGCCAATTAGCCGAAGTGTTCGACCGCCGCGTGGCCATGCCTGTAGTGGAGGCCCGTGACAAGGAAGTGATCAAGCCGGGCACATTGTATTTTGCCGGCCCTGGCTATCACCTGTCGGTGGAACACGACCGCAGCCTGTCCCTGAGCCAGGAAGACCGCGTGCACCATTCGCGGCCGGCGATTGATTTCCTCTTCGAATCCGCCGCCGATGCCTACGGCACGGGCCTGCTGGCCATTCTGTTGACCGGCGCCAACCATGACGGCGCGCGCGGCCTGGCTCACGTCAAGCAACACGGTGGAACCACTGTGGTGCAAGAGCCCACAGAAGCACGCGTTGCCGTCATGCCCCGCGCAGCCTTGGCGTTGCACACACCCGACCACATTCTGACGCTGAGCCACATTGGCTCATTGCTGGCTTCCCTGGAATATTCCCCATGTTAA
- a CDS encoding CheR family methyltransferase: protein MERSFLEKSSDIELRLLIEAIYLKYSYDFRDYSGASVKRRVAHALRQFDCATISALQERVLHDPAAFMQLLQFLTIPVSEMFRDPSHFLAIRQEVVPLLKTYPSIKIWIAGCSTGEEVYSMAILLREEGLLERTIIYATDINPASLDKAKQGIFSLENVRAYTANYQQAGGQRSFADYYTAAYDYAIFDKTLRENVTFADHSLATDSVFSETQLISCRNVLIYFNKKLQDRAFGLFHESLCHRGFLVLGSKETLDFSAYGKQFEPLVKQERIYRKL, encoded by the coding sequence GTGGAGCGAAGTTTTTTGGAAAAAAGCAGCGATATTGAGCTGCGCCTGTTGATCGAGGCGATTTACCTCAAGTACAGCTACGACTTCCGGGATTACTCCGGGGCGTCGGTGAAGCGGCGCGTGGCCCACGCCCTGCGCCAGTTTGATTGCGCGACCATCTCCGCCTTGCAGGAGCGCGTGCTGCACGACCCCGCGGCGTTCATGCAGTTGTTGCAGTTCTTGACGATTCCAGTGAGCGAGATGTTCCGCGACCCGTCGCACTTCCTGGCGATCCGCCAGGAAGTGGTGCCGCTGCTCAAGACTTATCCGTCGATCAAAATCTGGATCGCCGGCTGCAGCACGGGCGAGGAGGTGTACTCCATGGCGATCCTGCTGCGCGAGGAGGGTTTGCTGGAGCGTACGATCATCTACGCCACCGACATCAACCCGGCGTCGCTGGACAAGGCCAAGCAGGGCATCTTCTCCCTGGAGAACGTACGCGCCTACACCGCCAACTATCAGCAGGCCGGTGGGCAACGTTCATTTGCCGACTACTACACCGCGGCTTACGATTACGCGATCTTCGATAAAACGCTGCGCGAGAATGTCACCTTTGCCGATCACAGCTTGGCAACCGACAGTGTATTCTCAGAGACTCAATTAATTTCGTGCCGTAACGTACTGATTTATTTCAATAAAAAATTGCAAGATCGTGCGTTTGGATTGTTCCATGAGTCGCTGTGTCATCGCGGCTTCCTGGTGCTGGGCAGCAAAGAGACCTTGGATTTCTCCGCGTACGGCAAGCAGTTCGAACCCTTGGTCAAACAGGAACGGATCTACCGCAAACTATGA